One Cololabis saira isolate AMF1-May2022 chromosome 18, fColSai1.1, whole genome shotgun sequence genomic region harbors:
- the LOC133464859 gene encoding uncharacterized protein LOC133464859: protein MSVLLRRIRRTDAAAASVLERADFHTDSEIRSLAREDLCELFPGAEKLKLRRAIFGIIHKQKPINVLLKELQGFIPHEPLKAALSSDGILVDYLHILRDMKSQVNNVQSFLEAHINLLEDIGKAQAAQEPLRGVSTNASTSVPCAHSEPYNGKAEVHPDVTQVMYQMVVIGKTSDAHLQMMAKVQAQVQDRVQLISCSQDCQIVFVFCPGGSRDGTDVEAAMTSVMGDEPVILVLMHCTHEVEHAASMRKWSGHSNVVLQVNVFYQEMARGLLRCQENTAAVSQIQKKLLEYSFLTSKPPVTNRTGTIPVNDAENRSELSFSLFHRGSSSSSTSSSSSDTETKSIWGPAE from the exons ATGTCTGTTTTGCTGAGGAGAATAAGACGCACGGACGCAGCAGCTGCTTCAGTGCTGGAAC GTGCAGATTTTCACACTGATTCTGAGATCCGATCGCTGGCTCGAGAAGATCTGTGTGAGCTGTTTCCTGGAGCTGAGAAGCTCAAGCTGAGGAGGGCCATCTTTGGGATAATACACAAACAG AAACCAATTAATGTGCTCCTGAAGGAACTCCAGGGTTTCATTCCACACGAACCTCTCAAAG ctgCACTATCTAGCGATGGGATCTTGGTTGACTACCTCCATATCCTCAGGGACATGAAGAGTCAAGTGAATAATGTGCAGAGTTTCCTTGAAGCTCATATTAATCTGCTGGAGGACATCGGCAAAGCCCAGGCGGCCCAGGAGCCTCTCAGAG GTGTTTCGACAAATGCCAGCACCTCGGTCCCCTGTGCTCATTCGGAGCCCTACAATGGCAAAGCCGAAGTTCATCCTGATGTAACACAAG TAATGTACCAGATGGTTGTCATCGGGAAAACCTCCGACGCTCATCTGCAGATGATGGCAAAGGTGCAGGCTCAAGTTCAAGACCGGGTTCAGCTCATTTCATGCAGTCAGGACTGCCAGATCGTCTTTGTCTTCTGCCCAGGCGGCTCACGTGATGGGACGGATGTTGAAGCTGCCATGACGAGTGTGATGG GCGATGAACCCGTCATTCTGGTGTTGATGCACTGCACGCACGAGGTCGAGCATGCGGCGTCAATGAGAAAATGGTCCGGTCACTCAAATGTTGTTTTGCAGGTCAATGTTTTCTACCAGGAGATGGCACGGGGATTACTGAGATGTCAAGAAAATACCGCCGCGGTCTCTCAGATACAAAAGAAATTACTGGAGTACAGTTTTCTGACAAGCAAGCCGCCTGTCACCAACAGGACTGGTACTATTCCTGTGAATGACGCTGAGAACCGCAGTGAGCTCAGTTTCAGTTTGTTTCAtagaggcagcagcagcagcagcacttcCAGTAGCAGTAGTGATACTGAAACGAAAAGTATCTGGGGGCCTGCGGAGTAG